A genomic segment from Leopardus geoffroyi isolate Oge1 chromosome A2, O.geoffroyi_Oge1_pat1.0, whole genome shotgun sequence encodes:
- the S1PR4 gene encoding sphingosine 1-phosphate receptor 4, with the protein MNGSGSPAEAPESCQQLAAGGHSRLIALHYNHSGRLAGRGGPEEGGLGVLRGLFVAVSCLVVLENLLVLLAIVSRMRSRRWVYYCLVNITLSDLLTGAAYLANVLLSGARTFLLAPAAWFLREGLLFMALAASTFSLLFTAAERFATMVRPVARSGAGRTGRVYGFIGLCWLLAILLGLLPLLGWNCVCSFRRCSSLLPLYAKEYILFCVAVFACILAAIMVLYGAIFRVVQANGQKASRVLARRKARRLLETVLMILAAFLVCWGPLFGLLLADVFSSNAWAQEYLRGMDWILALAVLNSALNPLIYSFRSREVCQAVLGFLCCGCLRLGLRGPGDCLAKAAEAHSEASTTDSSLRPRDSFRGSRSLSFRMREPLSSISSVRSI; encoded by the coding sequence ATGAACGGCTCGGGGTCCCCGGCGGAGGCCCCCGAGTCCTGCCAGCAGCTGGCGGCCGGCGGGCACAGCCGGCTCATCGCCCTGCACTACAACCACTCGGGCCGGCTGGCGGGGCGCGGCGGGCCCGAGGAGGGCGGCCTGGGGGTCCTGCGGGGGCTCTTCGTGGCCGTGAGCTGCCTGGTGGTGCTGGAGAATCTGCTGGTGCTGCTGGCCATCGTGAGCCGCATGCGGTCCCGGCGCTGGGTGTACTACTGCCTGGTGAACATCACGCTCAGCGACCTGCTCACCGGCGCGGCCTACCTGGCCAACGTCCTGCTGTCGGGGGCCCGCACCTTCCTCCTGGCGCCCGCCGCGTGGTTCCTGCGCGAGGGCCTGCTGTTCATGGCGCTGGCCGCCTCCACCTTCAGCCTGCTGTTCACGGCGGCCGAGCGCTTCGCCACCATGGTGCGGCCGGTGGCCAGGAGCGGGGCCGGCAGGACGGGCCGCGTCTACGGCTTCATCGGGCTGTGCTGGCTGCTGGCCATCCTCCTGGGCCTGCTGCCGCTGCTCGGCTGGAACTGCGTGTGCTCCTTCCGGCGCTGCTCCAGCCTGCTCCCGCTCTACGCCAAGGAGTACATCCTCTTCTGCGTGGCGGTCTTCGCCTGCATCCTGGCCGCCATCATGGTGCTCTACGGGGCCATCTTCCGGGTGGTGCAGGCCAACGGGCAGAAGGCCTCCCGGGTGCTGGCCCGCCGCAAGGCCCGCCGGCTGCTCGAGACGGTGCTCATGATCCTGGCGGCCTTCCTGGTGTGCTGGGGCCCGCTCTTCGGCCTGCTGCTGGCCGACGTCTTCAGCTCCAACGCCTGGGCGCAGGAGTACCTGCGCGGCATGGACTGGATCCTGGCGCTGGCCGTGCTCAACTCCGCGCTCAACCCCCTCATCTACTCCTTCCGCAGCCGCGAGGTGTGCCAGGCCGTGCTGGGCTTTCTGTGCTGCGGGTGTCTCAGGCTGGGCCTGCGGGGGCCCGGGGACTGCCTGGCCAAGGCCGCCGAGGCCCACTCTGAGGCCTCCACCACGGACAGCTCGCTGAGGCCGAGGGACAGCTTTCGGGGCTCCCGGTCGCTCAGCTTTCGGATGCGAGAGCCCCTGTCCAGCATCTCCAGCGTGCGGAGCATCTGA